One part of the Mycolicibacterium aromaticivorans JS19b1 = JCM 16368 genome encodes these proteins:
- a CDS encoding amidase translates to MQHVNAYRDDALGTMDAVALVDALRTGKVSRPELVEAAIARTEAVNPMLNGLAHQTFERALARAYAGGRGYFDGVPTFIKDNVDVEGMPTMQGTDAWEPRPQPAHGEFASLFLATGLVPLGKTQLSEFGFSASAEHPRLGAVRNPWDTDFTAGASSSGSGAFVAAGVVPIAHANDGGGSIRIPAACNGLVGLKPSRGRLPQDKMTRQMPVRIVNDGVLTRSVRDTAAFYREAERVWRDRKLPPIGAVTGPSSARLRIAVVTQSVVRQAAPSIRDHTLKTAELLAGLGHSVEYLDQPPVPRYFLDDFLLYWAFLAMTLVRTGQRTFGQSFDKTKLDNLTLGLDRHASRNLHKLPIAIMRLRRLRRITARLYQTYDVILMPTLADETPRIGHLDPTADFRQIMDRLIDWVAFTPLQNATGEPAISLPLAQSASGMPVGMMLAGPLGHERRLLELAYELEAAQPWPRIDSAPQQPLTH, encoded by the coding sequence ATGCAACATGTGAACGCCTACCGCGATGACGCGCTCGGCACGATGGACGCCGTCGCTCTGGTCGACGCCCTCCGCACCGGCAAGGTATCCCGCCCCGAGCTCGTGGAGGCCGCCATCGCGCGTACCGAGGCGGTCAACCCCATGCTCAACGGTCTGGCCCATCAGACGTTCGAGCGGGCACTGGCCCGCGCGTACGCCGGCGGCCGCGGATACTTCGACGGGGTGCCGACGTTCATCAAGGACAACGTCGATGTCGAGGGCATGCCGACGATGCAGGGTACCGACGCCTGGGAGCCCCGTCCCCAGCCCGCGCACGGCGAGTTCGCCAGCCTCTTTCTGGCCACCGGCCTGGTGCCGCTGGGCAAGACCCAGCTCTCGGAGTTCGGGTTCAGCGCCTCCGCCGAGCATCCGCGGCTGGGCGCTGTCCGCAATCCCTGGGACACCGACTTCACCGCCGGGGCGTCGTCGTCGGGCTCCGGTGCGTTCGTGGCGGCCGGCGTGGTGCCCATCGCCCACGCCAACGACGGCGGTGGGTCGATCCGCATCCCCGCCGCGTGCAACGGTCTGGTGGGCCTGAAGCCGTCGCGTGGTCGGTTGCCGCAGGACAAGATGACCCGCCAGATGCCGGTGCGCATCGTCAACGACGGGGTGCTGACCCGCAGCGTGCGCGACACCGCCGCGTTCTACCGGGAAGCCGAGCGAGTCTGGCGCGACCGCAAGCTGCCACCGATCGGCGCGGTGACCGGTCCGAGCAGTGCCCGGCTGCGCATCGCCGTCGTCACCCAGTCGGTCGTTCGTCAGGCTGCACCCAGTATCCGTGACCACACCCTGAAGACCGCTGAATTGCTTGCCGGCCTTGGTCATAGCGTCGAATACCTCGACCAGCCGCCGGTGCCGCGCTACTTCTTGGACGACTTCCTGTTGTACTGGGCGTTTCTGGCGATGACGTTGGTGCGGACCGGGCAGCGGACGTTCGGTCAGAGTTTCGACAAGACGAAGCTCGACAATCTCACCCTGGGGCTCGACCGGCACGCCAGCCGCAACCTGCACAAGTTGCCGATCGCCATCATGCGGTTGCGCAGGCTGCGGCGAATCACCGCCCGGCTATACCAGACCTACGACGTCATCCTGATGCCCACGCTCGCCGACGAGACGCCCCGCATCGGTCATCTGGATCCCACCGCGGACTTCCGGCAGATCATGGACCGACTGATCGACTGGGTGGCGTTCACACCGTTGCAGAACGCCACCGGCGAGCCGGCAATCTCCTTGCCGCTGGCCCAATCCGCGTCCGGCATGCCGGTGGGCATGATGCTGGCCGGCCCGCTGGGCCACGAACGCCGACTCCTGGAACTCGCCTACGAGCTCGAGGCGGCCCAGCCGTGGCCGCGCATCGACAGCGCACCCCAGCAGCCGCTGACGCATTAG
- the tsf gene encoding translation elongation factor Ts: MANYTAADVKRLRELTGAGMLDCKNALAESDGDFDKAVEALRIKGAKDVGKRAERATAEGLVAAKGGAMIELNSETDFVAKNAEFQKLANDVVAAAAESKAADVEALKAAKIGDRTVEEAVAELSAKIGEKLELRRAAYFDGNVEAYLHKRAADLPPAVGVLVEYTGDDTEAAHSVALQIAALKAKYLTRDDVPADIVANERHIAEETAKAEGKPEQALPKIIEGRVTGFYKDVVLLDQPSVSDSKKTVKALLDEAGVTVTRFVRFEVGQA, translated from the coding sequence ATGGCTAACTACACCGCTGCCGACGTCAAGCGGCTTCGGGAGCTCACCGGTGCGGGCATGCTCGACTGCAAGAACGCCCTGGCGGAGAGCGACGGCGACTTCGACAAGGCTGTCGAGGCGCTACGCATCAAGGGTGCCAAGGACGTCGGCAAGCGCGCTGAGCGCGCCACCGCCGAAGGCCTGGTCGCCGCCAAGGGCGGGGCGATGATCGAGCTCAACTCCGAGACCGACTTCGTCGCCAAAAACGCCGAGTTCCAGAAATTGGCCAACGACGTGGTCGCTGCCGCGGCCGAGTCCAAGGCCGCCGATGTGGAGGCCCTCAAGGCCGCCAAAATCGGTGACAGGACCGTCGAGGAAGCCGTCGCGGAACTCTCTGCCAAGATCGGCGAGAAGCTCGAACTGCGCCGTGCGGCGTACTTTGACGGCAACGTCGAGGCCTACCTGCACAAGCGTGCCGCCGACCTGCCGCCCGCGGTGGGTGTGCTGGTCGAGTACACCGGCGATGACACAGAGGCGGCGCACTCGGTGGCGCTGCAGATCGCTGCGCTGAAGGCCAAGTACCTGACCCGTGACGACGTCCCCGCCGACATCGTGGCCAACGAGCGCCACATCGCGGAGGAGACCGCCAAGGCCGAAGGTAAGCCCGAGCAGGCACTGCCCAAGATCATCGAGGGCAGGGTCACCGGCTTCTACAAGGACGTCGTGCTGCTCGACCAGCCGTCGGTGTCCGACAGCAAGAAGACCGTCAAGGCGCTGCTCGACGAGGCCGGCGTGACCGTGACCCGGTTCGTCCGGTTCGAGGTCGGTCAGGCCTAG
- the rpsB gene encoding 30S ribosomal protein S2, which translates to MAVVTMKQLLDSGTHFGHQTRRWNPKMKRFIFTDRNGIYIIDLQQTLTYIDQAYEFVKETVAHGGTILFVGTKKQAQESIAEEATRVGMPYVNQRWLGGMLTNFQTVHKRLQRMKELEAMEQTGGFEGRTKKEILMLTREKTKLERSLGGIRDMAKVPSAVWVVDTNKEHLAISEAIKLGIPVIAILDTNCDPDQVNYPIPGNDDAIRSAALLTKVIASAVAEGLQARSGVNAGDKADSGSGAAAEPLAEWEQELLASATASAPNDAGPVATETTTEGS; encoded by the coding sequence ATGGCTGTTGTAACCATGAAGCAGCTGCTTGACAGCGGCACGCACTTCGGGCACCAGACCCGACGCTGGAACCCCAAGATGAAGCGGTTCATCTTCACCGACCGCAACGGCATCTACATCATCGACCTGCAGCAGACGCTGACCTACATCGATCAGGCCTACGAGTTCGTCAAGGAGACCGTCGCCCACGGCGGCACGATCCTGTTCGTCGGCACCAAGAAGCAGGCCCAGGAATCCATCGCCGAAGAGGCGACGCGCGTCGGCATGCCGTACGTGAACCAGCGCTGGCTGGGTGGCATGCTCACCAACTTCCAGACCGTGCACAAGCGCCTTCAGCGGATGAAGGAGCTCGAGGCCATGGAGCAGACCGGTGGCTTCGAGGGTCGCACCAAGAAGGAAATCTTGATGCTGACCCGCGAGAAGACCAAGCTCGAGCGCAGCCTCGGCGGTATCCGGGACATGGCCAAGGTGCCGTCTGCGGTGTGGGTCGTCGACACGAACAAGGAACACCTCGCGATCAGCGAGGCCATCAAGCTCGGCATCCCGGTCATCGCGATCCTGGACACCAACTGCGACCCCGATCAGGTCAACTACCCGATCCCGGGCAACGACGACGCGATCCGCTCCGCGGCGCTGCTGACCAAGGTGATCGCCTCCGCGGTGGCCGAGGGTCTGCAGGCACGCTCCGGTGTCAATGCGGGCGACAAGGCCGACTCCGGTTCCGGAGCCGCGGCCGAGCCGCTCGCCGAATGGGAGCAGGAGCTGCTCGCCAGCGCAACCGCGTCGGCCCCCAACGACGCTGGGCCGGTCGCCACCGAAACCACCACTGAAGGTTCTTAG
- a CDS encoding M23 family metallopeptidase, producing the protein MRVIAVVVAALLVCAGAGRADAGRLLWPLRPPPSVTRAFDAPSPDWRRGHRGVDLAGTPDQPVYAAGPATVVFAGRLAGRPVVSLAHAGGLRTSYEPVEASVRVGQLVDGSTALGRLLPGHAGCPAAACLHWGAMWGPASRADYIDPLGLLGSTPVRLKPLAG; encoded by the coding sequence ATGCGGGTCATTGCGGTGGTGGTGGCGGCGTTGCTCGTGTGCGCGGGCGCCGGCCGTGCCGACGCCGGCCGGCTGCTGTGGCCGCTACGGCCTCCGCCGTCGGTGACCAGGGCCTTCGATGCACCGTCACCGGACTGGCGGCGCGGTCACCGCGGCGTGGACCTCGCCGGGACGCCTGACCAGCCGGTTTACGCCGCAGGCCCGGCGACGGTGGTGTTCGCCGGAAGGCTGGCCGGGCGCCCGGTGGTGTCGCTGGCACATGCCGGCGGACTGCGCACCAGCTACGAACCGGTCGAGGCCTCGGTGCGGGTCGGTCAGCTCGTCGACGGGTCGACGGCGCTGGGCCGGCTGCTGCCCGGGCATGCGGGCTGCCCGGCAGCGGCGTGCCTGCATTGGGGTGCGATGTGGGGTCCGGCTTCGCGAGCCGACTACATCGATCCGCTGGGCCTGCTGGGCAGCACGCCGGTTCGGCTCAAGCCGCTGGCGGGGTGA
- a CDS encoding protein adenylyltransferase SelO, which produces MTIAPDTTVVLGHRFAAELPEIALRWQAEAAPDPRLLVLNETLAAELGFNPSWLRGPDGIGLLVGTALPADAEPVAQGYAGHQFGGWVPRLGDGRALLLGELADADGRLRDLHLKGSGRTPFARGGDGLAAVGPMLREYLVSEAMHALGIPTTRSLSVVATGRIAQRETQLHGAVLARVASSHLRVGSFQYVAAAGELEVLRRLADHAIGRHYPDAAEADNPYLALLDSVIAAQAHLVAQWMLVGFIHGVMNTDNMTISGETIDYGPCAFMDAFDPKTVFSSIDSWGRYAYGNQPSVATWNLARFAEALLGLIDEDQDRAVELATESLQQFAPQYSSAWLAGMRRKLGLGDEVEDATAGQLTDDLVELLEGEHVDYTSFFRRLADGVIEPPFEAWATRWRALSPDVDGMRRVNPVYIPRNHLVEEALTAATEGDLEPFTRLLVALSSPYDEHAGLERYAEPAPEDFGRCFQTFCGT; this is translated from the coding sequence ATGACCATCGCGCCCGACACGACCGTCGTCCTCGGCCACAGATTCGCCGCCGAGCTGCCCGAGATCGCGCTGCGCTGGCAGGCCGAAGCCGCCCCTGATCCACGGCTGCTCGTGCTCAACGAGACGCTCGCCGCCGAGCTGGGCTTTAACCCCTCCTGGCTGCGCGGTCCCGACGGAATCGGGTTGCTTGTCGGGACTGCGCTGCCCGCGGACGCCGAGCCCGTCGCGCAGGGGTATGCCGGTCACCAGTTCGGCGGCTGGGTGCCGCGGCTGGGCGACGGGCGAGCACTGCTGCTCGGTGAACTCGCCGACGCCGACGGGCGGTTACGCGATCTCCATCTCAAAGGATCCGGCCGCACGCCGTTCGCCCGCGGCGGCGACGGCCTGGCGGCTGTCGGTCCGATGCTGCGGGAGTACCTCGTCAGCGAGGCCATGCACGCACTGGGGATTCCCACCACCCGCTCGCTGTCGGTCGTGGCCACCGGGCGCATCGCGCAGCGCGAGACCCAGCTGCATGGCGCCGTCCTGGCCCGTGTCGCGTCGAGCCATCTGCGCGTCGGCAGCTTCCAATATGTCGCGGCCGCAGGTGAACTCGAGGTGCTGCGGCGACTCGCCGATCATGCGATCGGCAGGCACTACCCCGACGCCGCCGAGGCCGACAATCCGTATCTGGCGCTGCTCGACTCGGTGATCGCCGCTCAGGCCCACCTCGTCGCGCAGTGGATGCTGGTCGGGTTCATCCATGGCGTGATGAACACCGACAACATGACGATCTCGGGTGAGACGATCGACTACGGGCCATGCGCTTTCATGGACGCCTTCGACCCCAAGACCGTGTTCAGTTCGATCGACTCGTGGGGCCGCTACGCGTACGGCAACCAGCCTTCCGTCGCCACCTGGAACCTCGCCCGCTTCGCCGAGGCGCTACTCGGGCTCATCGATGAGGATCAGGATCGCGCTGTCGAGTTGGCGACCGAATCGCTTCAGCAGTTCGCGCCGCAGTACTCGTCGGCGTGGTTGGCGGGCATGCGCCGAAAGCTCGGACTGGGTGACGAGGTCGAGGACGCGACCGCCGGGCAACTCACCGATGATCTGGTGGAGCTACTCGAAGGCGAGCACGTCGACTACACCTCGTTCTTCCGCCGCCTGGCCGATGGTGTGATCGAGCCACCGTTCGAGGCGTGGGCAACCCGGTGGCGCGCCCTGAGCCCGGACGTCGATGGGATGCGCCGGGTCAATCCCGTGTACATCCCCCGCAACCACCTCGTCGAGGAAGCGCTGACCGCCGCCACGGAGGGCGACCTGGAGCCGTTCACGCGGCTACTGGTGGCGCTCAGCTCGCCGTACGACGAGCATGCGGGGCTCGAGCGCTATGCCGAGCCCGCGCCGGAAGACTTCGGCCGCTGCTTCCAAACATTCTGCGGCACTTAG
- a CDS encoding tyrosine recombinase XerC translates to MLDDYAEYLALERSRSEHTRRAYLTDLKLLFAFLDERAPGAGLGALTLPVLRSWLAAQSAAGAARTTLARRTSAVKTFTAWAARRGLLADDPAVRLQLPKARRTLPAVLRQDQALAAMAAADLGAEQGDPLALRDRLIVELLYATGIRVSELCGLDIDDVDTGRRVLRVLGKGNKQRTVPFGAPALAALTAWLTDGRPELATPDSGPALLLGTRGKRLDPRQARTVVHQTMSAVDGAPDIGPHGLRHSAATHLLEGGADLRIVQEILGHSTLATTQLYTHVTVARLRAVHDQAHPRA, encoded by the coding sequence ATCCTCGACGACTACGCCGAGTACCTCGCGCTGGAGCGTTCCCGCTCCGAGCACACCCGACGGGCCTACCTCACCGACCTGAAATTGCTGTTTGCGTTCCTCGACGAGCGCGCCCCCGGCGCCGGGCTGGGCGCACTGACCCTTCCGGTCCTGCGGTCCTGGCTGGCCGCGCAATCGGCTGCCGGAGCGGCTCGCACAACCCTGGCCAGACGCACCTCGGCGGTCAAGACGTTCACCGCATGGGCCGCCCGGCGCGGTCTGCTTGCCGACGACCCCGCGGTCCGGCTCCAGTTGCCCAAGGCCCGTCGCACCCTGCCCGCGGTATTGCGTCAGGATCAGGCGCTGGCCGCGATGGCCGCCGCCGACCTCGGCGCCGAGCAGGGCGACCCGCTGGCGCTGCGTGACCGGCTGATCGTCGAGCTCCTTTACGCCACCGGCATCCGCGTCAGCGAGCTGTGCGGCCTGGACATCGACGACGTCGACACCGGCCGGCGGGTGCTGCGCGTTCTGGGCAAGGGCAACAAACAACGTACGGTCCCGTTCGGGGCGCCGGCGCTGGCCGCGCTCACCGCCTGGCTGACCGACGGCAGGCCCGAACTGGCCACGCCCGACTCCGGTCCCGCGCTGCTGCTCGGGACGCGCGGCAAGCGGCTCGACCCCCGTCAGGCCCGCACCGTGGTGCACCAAACGATGTCGGCGGTCGACGGGGCACCCGACATCGGACCGCACGGTCTGCGGCACAGCGCGGCCACCCATCTACTCGAAGGTGGCGCCGACTTGCGCATCGTCCAGGAGATCCTCGGCCACTCAACATTGGCCACCACGCAGCTCTATACCCATGTGACGGTTGCGCGCCTGCGCGCCGTGCACGATCAGGCGCACCCGCGCGCCTGA
- a CDS encoding metal-sensitive transcriptional regulator: MTRLRRVHGQLGGVIGMIEEGRGCKDVVTQLAAVSKALDRAGFTIIATGLRECIDPAAAGREGAQKLTIDELEKLFLSLA, from the coding sequence TTGACGCGGCTGCGCCGCGTGCACGGTCAACTCGGCGGTGTGATCGGGATGATCGAAGAGGGCCGCGGGTGCAAGGATGTCGTCACTCAGCTCGCCGCGGTGTCAAAGGCTTTGGACCGTGCGGGTTTCACGATCATCGCGACCGGCCTGCGCGAATGCATCGACCCGGCCGCCGCCGGGCGTGAAGGCGCCCAGAAGTTGACTATCGACGAGTTGGAGAAATTGTTCTTGAGCCTGGCCTGA
- a CDS encoding MmpS family transport accessory protein, with product MAAIVVIALLAAVAVVGRLRTFFDSDKPYHAAAMPADAIKPINTKRVTYEIVGPAEASGRISYLDVNGKTIEAAFTALPWSVTVSTTDPGVLANVVAQGNTDALGCRILVDDKVVAENFANGRDAQAFCLDKAA from the coding sequence GTGGCAGCGATAGTGGTCATCGCCCTGCTGGCCGCGGTGGCTGTGGTCGGCCGGCTTCGAACGTTCTTCGACTCCGACAAGCCCTATCACGCCGCCGCGATGCCGGCAGACGCCATCAAGCCCATCAACACCAAGCGGGTGACCTATGAGATCGTCGGTCCCGCAGAGGCCTCCGGGCGAATAAGCTACCTCGACGTCAACGGCAAGACGATAGAGGCGGCCTTCACCGCGCTGCCCTGGTCGGTGACGGTGAGCACCACCGACCCCGGCGTGCTGGCCAATGTGGTCGCCCAAGGTAACACCGACGCATTGGGCTGCCGCATCCTGGTCGACGACAAAGTCGTCGCCGAGAACTTCGCCAACGGTCGTGATGCGCAAGCCTTCTGTCTGGACAAAGCCGCATGA